From Oceanotoga teriensis, the proteins below share one genomic window:
- the uvrB gene encoding excinuclease ABC subunit UvrB: protein MYDLYSEYEPRGDQPLAIEQLVQGLNDKKRFQTLLGVTGSGKTYTMANVIAKTGRPALIMSPNKILAVQLYHEFKEFFPNNKVEFFVSYYDYYQPEAYVPTRDIYIEKNADINDILVKMRLSTLKSILTRKDVIVVSSVSAIYASGNPRDFANINLYLKKGQRYLRRDILEKLGKMQYTRKEDDFTGGTFRWKGETLEIYPVYDDHGIRITFFDDEIENIISFDIYNRTHIEDFDKITIYPAKEFVTTEDKILGAIKDIENDLDLQIQKFKKNGKLLEAQRIEQRTRQDIEFLETMGYCKGIENYSRYFDGRKPGDSPWTLLNYFEKDFLTFIDESHIAVPQIGGMYKGDYARKKNLVDFGFRLPSSLDNRPLRFDEFAQRVNQTILVSATPGRFEKEVSEQVVEQIIRPTGLLDPEVIVRATEGQIDDFVSEISKIVKRNERALAVVLTKKDAEMLSDHLNLMGIKSEYLHSELDTLERAEVVKKLRNGDIDVVVGVNLLREGLDMPEVSLVVIMDADREGFLRSETTLIQTIGRAARNVNGKVLLYADKMTPAMKISIDETNRRRKIQKTFNEENNIIPTSIIKKLPDDVFAPFKDKMTEEDYVFEVGEGMSPEDYLAVLEEEMYKAASELRYEDAAKYRDEINNVKKKYSIN, encoded by the coding sequence TTGTATGATTTATATTCTGAATATGAACCGAGAGGAGATCAACCGCTTGCCATTGAACAACTTGTACAAGGATTAAATGATAAAAAAAGATTTCAAACACTTTTAGGGGTTACTGGATCTGGAAAAACTTATACCATGGCTAATGTCATTGCAAAAACAGGTAGACCAGCGTTGATAATGTCACCAAATAAAATACTTGCAGTTCAACTATACCATGAATTCAAAGAATTTTTTCCAAATAACAAAGTCGAATTTTTTGTATCTTATTATGATTATTATCAGCCTGAAGCATATGTTCCCACAAGAGATATATATATTGAAAAAAATGCTGATATAAACGATATTTTAGTTAAAATGAGATTATCTACGTTAAAATCTATATTAACAAGAAAAGACGTAATCGTTGTTTCATCTGTATCAGCAATTTATGCATCTGGAAACCCAAGAGACTTTGCGAATATAAATCTTTATTTAAAAAAAGGTCAAAGATACTTAAGAAGAGACATATTAGAAAAACTTGGTAAAATGCAATACACAAGAAAAGAAGATGATTTTACTGGTGGTACATTTAGATGGAAAGGTGAAACATTAGAAATTTATCCTGTTTATGATGATCATGGAATAAGAATTACTTTTTTTGATGATGAAATAGAAAATATAATATCTTTTGATATTTATAATAGAACACATATTGAAGATTTTGATAAAATAACTATATATCCCGCAAAAGAATTTGTTACGACAGAAGATAAAATTCTTGGAGCAATAAAAGATATAGAAAATGATTTAGATCTTCAAATTCAAAAATTCAAAAAAAATGGTAAATTATTAGAAGCGCAAAGAATAGAGCAAAGAACCAGGCAAGATATAGAATTTCTTGAAACAATGGGATATTGTAAAGGAATAGAAAACTATTCAAGATATTTTGATGGTAGAAAACCAGGAGATTCTCCTTGGACATTATTGAATTACTTTGAAAAAGATTTTTTAACTTTTATAGATGAATCACATATAGCAGTTCCACAAATTGGAGGAATGTATAAAGGAGATTATGCAAGAAAAAAAAATCTTGTTGATTTTGGATTTAGACTTCCTTCTTCTCTTGATAATAGGCCTTTAAGATTTGATGAATTTGCCCAAAGAGTAAATCAAACTATTTTAGTATCGGCTACACCTGGAAGATTTGAAAAAGAAGTTTCTGAACAAGTTGTTGAGCAAATAATAAGACCTACAGGTTTATTAGATCCTGAAGTTATAGTTAGAGCTACAGAAGGTCAAATAGATGATTTTGTTTCTGAAATCAGTAAAATAGTTAAAAGAAATGAAAGAGCTCTTGCAGTTGTATTGACGAAAAAAGATGCTGAAATGTTATCAGATCATTTGAATCTTATGGGAATTAAATCAGAGTATTTACATTCTGAACTCGATACTTTAGAAAGAGCAGAAGTTGTAAAAAAATTAAGAAATGGTGATATAGATGTAGTTGTTGGAGTTAATCTTTTAAGAGAAGGTTTGGATATGCCAGAAGTCTCCCTTGTTGTTATAATGGATGCGGATAGAGAGGGTTTTTTAAGATCAGAAACAACTCTTATACAAACAATAGGTAGGGCTGCAAGAAATGTAAATGGAAAAGTTTTATTATATGCTGATAAAATGACACCAGCTATGAAAATTTCTATAGATGAAACTAATAGAAGAAGAAAAATACAAAAAACATTCAATGAAGAAAACAATATAATACCTACTTCAATAATAAAAAAATTACCTGATGATGTATTTGCGCCTTTTAAAGATAAAATGACTGAAGAAGACTATGTATTTGAAGTTGGTGAAGGTATGAGTCCAGAAGATTATTTAGCAGTTCTTGAAGAAGAAATGTATAAAGCAGCATCTGAATTAAGATATGAAGATGCAGCAAAATATAGAGATGAAATAAATAATGTGAAAAAAAAGTATAGTATAAATTAA
- the lepA gene encoding translation elongation factor 4 has product MYNPELIRNISIIAHIDHGKTTLVDRILEMTHSVEERKMKEQFMDSMELERERGITIKSKPVKIYYDSDDGNTYEINIIDTPGHVDFTYEVSRSLAACEGAVLLVDASQGVEAQTVTNTYLALENDLEIIGVINKIDLPNSNPEETILEINDLVGIDTDDISKLSAKTGEGVHDLLEKIVRTVPSPVSKGSSDDKLKALIFDAEYDKYKGVIIYTRIFSGSIKKGDTIKLMAKDTSYEVSEVGIFHPELQETEDLTAGEVGYIIAGIKDIEEANVGDTITLQSNPTDKRLPGYKESKPMVYAGLYPGVPKYYEELRKALEKLKLNDAALTFTAEHSPAMGFGFRCGFLGLLHMDIVRERLQREFEIAVILTAPSVVYKTKLKSGEMLEVTNPSEFPSNDSIDEIYEPYAKLDIITPPDYMGNLMNLSQVEKRGEFKSVSNAGKDRVVLHFEIPIADLIFDYFDKMKAISRGYASMDYEYIDYRKSNLEKITILVNKETVDALSFIEHESKAYETSRKIVDKLSDLIPKHQFEIPIQAYSHGKIIARSTIKALRKDVLAKCYGGDITRKMKLLNKQKEGKKKMREIGSVSIPQDAFLAILKINDEDN; this is encoded by the coding sequence TTGTATAACCCTGAGTTGATTAGAAATATTTCTATAATTGCTCATATAGATCATGGAAAAACAACTCTTGTAGATAGAATTCTTGAAATGACTCATTCTGTTGAAGAGAGAAAAATGAAAGAGCAATTTATGGATAGTATGGAATTAGAGAGAGAAAGAGGAATAACAATAAAATCAAAACCCGTAAAAATTTACTATGATTCTGATGATGGAAATACTTATGAAATAAATATAATAGACACTCCTGGACATGTAGACTTCACTTATGAAGTCTCCAGGAGTTTAGCTGCTTGTGAAGGTGCTGTTTTACTCGTCGATGCGTCTCAAGGTGTAGAAGCTCAAACTGTTACAAACACTTATCTTGCACTTGAAAATGACCTTGAAATTATAGGGGTTATAAATAAAATAGATCTACCAAATTCTAACCCTGAAGAAACTATTCTTGAAATAAATGATTTAGTTGGAATTGATACAGATGATATATCAAAATTAAGTGCTAAAACAGGAGAAGGTGTTCATGATCTTCTCGAAAAAATAGTAAGAACTGTTCCTTCACCTGTAAGTAAAGGTAGTTCGGATGATAAATTAAAGGCTTTAATATTTGATGCTGAATATGATAAATACAAAGGGGTTATAATATATACAAGAATTTTTTCCGGTTCTATTAAAAAAGGTGATACCATAAAATTAATGGCTAAAGATACTTCTTATGAAGTTTCAGAAGTTGGAATATTTCACCCTGAATTACAAGAAACTGAAGATTTAACAGCTGGAGAAGTTGGCTATATTATAGCTGGAATTAAAGACATTGAAGAAGCAAATGTTGGAGATACAATAACTCTTCAATCAAATCCTACAGATAAAAGATTACCAGGTTATAAGGAATCAAAACCAATGGTTTATGCTGGACTTTATCCAGGGGTACCAAAATATTATGAAGAGTTAAGAAAAGCACTGGAAAAACTTAAATTAAACGATGCAGCTTTGACATTTACCGCTGAACATTCACCAGCTATGGGATTTGGTTTTAGATGTGGATTTTTAGGTTTATTACATATGGATATAGTTAGAGAGAGACTTCAAAGAGAATTTGAAATAGCCGTTATTTTAACAGCACCAAGTGTCGTTTATAAAACTAAATTAAAATCTGGTGAAATGCTTGAAGTTACGAACCCATCAGAATTTCCATCTAATGATTCTATAGATGAAATATATGAACCTTATGCAAAACTCGATATAATAACACCACCAGATTATATGGGCAATTTAATGAATCTTTCCCAAGTTGAAAAAAGAGGCGAATTTAAATCAGTTTCAAATGCTGGTAAAGATAGAGTTGTTTTACATTTTGAAATTCCTATAGCTGATTTAATATTTGATTATTTTGATAAGATGAAAGCCATTTCAAGAGGTTATGCTTCTATGGACTATGAGTACATAGATTATAGAAAGTCTAATCTCGAAAAAATAACTATACTTGTTAATAAGGAAACTGTAGACGCTCTTTCTTTTATAGAACATGAAAGTAAAGCTTATGAAACTTCAAGAAAAATTGTTGACAAATTGAGTGATTTAATTCCAAAACATCAATTTGAGATCCCAATACAAGCTTATTCACATGGTAAAATAATAGCAAGATCTACAATAAAAGCTTTAAGAAAAGATGTTTTAGCAAAGTGTTATGGTGGAGATATTACAAGAAAAATGAAGCTTTTGAATAAACAAAAAGAAGGAAAGAAAAAAATGCGTGAAATAGGAAGTGTTTCTATTCCTCAGGATGCTTTTCTAGCAATACTTAAAATTAATGATGAAGATAATTAA
- a CDS encoding Gfo/Idh/MocA family protein: MNKLRVGIVGCGNIFPMHAVSVKMIESAELVSVCDIKEDRAKSKAKEFNCNYYLDYKDMIEKENLDIIHICTPHYMHPPIAIYAANKKINIMTEKPMSINLKDANDMINSAKNNNITLGVIFQNRYNPGSQLIKNTIESGELGKILSGKLSVTWDRSDEYYQKSDWKGTWDKEGGGVIIDQAIHTMDLMRWFINSEIDYIDANISNRAHEIIEVEDSAEGVIKYKNGVLTSFHAVNYYSYDAPVEIEIHCEKGLVKMIADKAIIKFNDGRELIADKNPAETFNYGNVKGYWGVSHIKQISKYYKNILNSEKPEIDGNEAFKTQEMICAIYESGKTNKRIHF; encoded by the coding sequence ATGAATAAATTAAGAGTTGGTATTGTAGGTTGTGGAAATATTTTTCCAATGCATGCTGTTTCTGTTAAAATGATAGAAAGTGCCGAACTAGTATCTGTTTGTGATATTAAAGAGGACAGAGCTAAAAGTAAAGCAAAAGAATTTAATTGTAATTATTATTTAGATTATAAAGATATGATAGAAAAAGAAAATCTCGATATAATACATATATGTACACCTCATTATATGCATCCTCCAATTGCAATATATGCTGCAAATAAAAAAATAAATATAATGACTGAAAAACCGATGTCAATAAATTTGAAAGATGCTAATGATATGATAAATTCAGCAAAAAATAATAATATCACTCTTGGAGTTATATTTCAAAACAGATATAATCCTGGATCTCAATTAATAAAAAACACCATTGAATCTGGAGAACTTGGTAAGATCCTTTCTGGGAAACTTTCAGTAACCTGGGATAGATCTGATGAATATTATCAAAAAAGTGATTGGAAAGGTACTTGGGATAAAGAAGGTGGCGGTGTAATTATAGATCAGGCAATTCATACTATGGATTTGATGAGATGGTTTATAAATAGTGAAATAGATTATATAGATGCTAATATAAGTAATAGAGCTCATGAAATAATAGAAGTAGAAGATTCGGCTGAAGGAGTTATAAAATATAAAAATGGTGTATTAACTTCTTTTCATGCTGTAAATTATTATTCATATGATGCTCCAGTAGAAATAGAAATTCATTGTGAAAAAGGATTAGTAAAAATGATAGCAGATAAAGCTATTATAAAATTTAATGATGGTAGAGAATTAATTGCAGATAAAAATCCAGCAGAAACTTTTAATTATGGTAATGTGAAAGGTTACTGGGGTGTTAGTCATATAAAACAAATTTCAAAATATTATAAAAACATTTTAAATTCGGAAAAACCTGAAATTGATGGTAATGAAGCTTTTAAAACTCAAGAGATGATATGTGCAATATATGAAAGTGGTAAAACAAATAAAAGAATACACTTTTAA
- a CDS encoding sugar phosphate isomerase/epimerase family protein yields MKLGVFTVVLGSKDLDSALDYLKKLGVQSVEIGAGGYPGTNHANPDLLLNNSNELQKFKDTINKYEMSISGISCHGNPVHPQKEIANKFHTEFEKAILLAEKLGVDTINGFSGCPGDSKNSMYPNWVVCPWPEDFLKILDFQWNDILIPYWENESKFAKDHGIKKIAFEMHPGFCVYNPETLLKLRNSVGDIIGANFDPSHLFWQGIDPVEAIKELGSSIYHFHAKDTKIDKRNTSVNGVLDTKHYGDEINRSWIFRTVGYGHDYQTWKDMVSALRLIGYDGALSIEHEDSLMSGNEGLKKAISFLKEVLVFEKTNDMWWA; encoded by the coding sequence ATGAAACTTGGTGTTTTTACAGTAGTTTTAGGAAGTAAAGATCTTGATTCTGCTTTAGATTATTTAAAAAAATTAGGTGTTCAATCTGTTGAAATTGGTGCAGGAGGTTATCCAGGGACTAATCATGCAAATCCAGATTTACTTTTAAATAATTCTAATGAATTACAAAAATTTAAAGATACTATAAATAAGTATGAAATGTCTATAAGTGGTATTAGTTGTCATGGAAATCCTGTTCATCCTCAAAAAGAAATTGCCAATAAATTTCATACAGAGTTCGAAAAAGCTATACTTTTAGCTGAAAAACTTGGTGTAGATACTATAAATGGATTTTCTGGTTGTCCAGGAGATTCTAAAAATTCTATGTATCCTAATTGGGTTGTATGCCCATGGCCAGAAGATTTCTTAAAAATACTAGATTTTCAATGGAATGATATTCTTATTCCTTATTGGGAAAATGAAAGTAAGTTTGCTAAAGATCATGGTATTAAAAAAATTGCTTTTGAAATGCATCCTGGTTTTTGCGTTTATAATCCTGAAACATTGTTGAAATTGAGAAATTCAGTTGGAGATATAATAGGTGCAAATTTTGATCCAAGTCATTTATTTTGGCAAGGAATAGATCCTGTAGAAGCTATAAAAGAACTTGGAAGTTCTATTTATCATTTTCATGCAAAAGACACTAAAATAGATAAAAGAAATACTTCTGTAAATGGTGTATTAGATACAAAACATTATGGTGATGAAATAAATAGATCTTGGATTTTTAGAACTGTTGGTTATGGTCATGATTATCAAACATGGAAAGATATGGTAAGTGCTTTAAGATTGATAGGATATGATGGAGCACTTAGTATAGAACATGAGGATAGCCTTATGTCTGGAAATGAAGGTTTAAAAAAAGCTATTTCATTTTTAAAAGAAGTTTTAGTATTTGAAAAAACTAATGATATGTGGTGGGCCTAA
- a CDS encoding sugar phosphate isomerase/epimerase family protein, whose amino-acid sequence MNIPISVQLYTLREFNKNDFLGTLKKVSSLGYDGVEFAGYYDLSAEDLSDNLKRLNLKPFGSHVSFENLKNNLKYEIDFNKKIGNKNIICPWAKFDSIDDWASFCKDLNFIGKKLKENGLQLFYHNHDHEFNTIDGKYIFDFIYENTDENLVKAEIDTFWVYKANVDPLKLMNKYKNRCSLIHIKDMKNDSKKSFEAIGEGIIDIESIIKYAKDIDIETLIVENDDPKPDGLKNISISIKNLSKMAILKE is encoded by the coding sequence ATGAACATTCCTATTTCAGTACAATTATATACATTAAGAGAGTTTAATAAAAATGATTTTTTGGGTACCCTTAAAAAAGTTTCTTCTCTTGGATATGATGGTGTTGAATTTGCTGGATATTATGATTTAAGTGCAGAAGATCTTTCTGATAATTTAAAAAGATTAAATTTAAAGCCATTTGGCTCTCATGTGTCATTTGAAAATTTGAAAAATAATCTTAAATATGAGATTGATTTTAATAAAAAAATAGGTAATAAAAATATTATATGTCCATGGGCAAAATTTGATTCTATAGATGATTGGGCTTCTTTTTGTAAAGATCTAAATTTTATTGGGAAAAAATTAAAAGAAAACGGATTACAACTTTTTTATCATAATCATGATCATGAGTTTAATACAATAGATGGAAAATATATTTTTGATTTTATTTATGAAAATACAGATGAAAATTTAGTAAAAGCCGAAATAGATACGTTTTGGGTTTATAAAGCTAATGTAGATCCATTAAAATTAATGAATAAATATAAAAATAGATGTTCTTTAATACATATAAAAGATATGAAAAATGATTCTAAAAAAAGTTTTGAAGCTATAGGTGAAGGTATTATTGATATTGAAAGTATTATAAAATATGCTAAAGATATTGATATTGAAACGTTAATAGTGGAAAATGATGATCCTAAACCAGATGGGCTTAAAAATATTTCTATAAGTATAAAGAATCTTTCAAAAATGGCTATTTTAAAGGAGTGA
- a CDS encoding Gfo/Idh/MocA family protein: MARIVNVGIIGCGGIANQKHLPSLSKLSNVKIKAFCDIIPERAEKACKKYGTEDAKVYENYKDLIINEKDIEVIHVCTPNISHSEITVFALKNDKHVMCEKPMAKTYNQAIEMVKAAEETGKKLTIGYQNRFRPDSLYLKKACNNDELGDIYFAKAHAIRRRAVPTWGVFLDEEAQGGGPLIDIGTHALDLTLWMMNNYKPKMVVGNTFYKLKDQKETANAWGDWDTEKFTVEDSAFGYIIMEDNSTIFLESSWALNTLDIGEARTTLCGTKAGADMRDGLRINGVKYNKQYVEKPALTEDGVDFYDGTQDSPADLEAKKWIESIIEDKEPVVKPEEALVVTQILEAIYESSKTGKPVYFK; the protein is encoded by the coding sequence ATGGCAAGAATTGTAAATGTAGGAATAATAGGTTGTGGTGGAATTGCCAATCAGAAACATCTTCCATCATTATCTAAGTTATCAAATGTTAAAATAAAAGCATTTTGTGATATTATACCTGAAAGAGCTGAAAAAGCCTGCAAAAAATATGGCACTGAAGATGCTAAAGTTTATGAAAACTATAAAGATCTAATCATTAATGAAAAGGATATAGAAGTAATACATGTTTGTACTCCTAATATATCTCATTCAGAAATTACTGTTTTTGCTTTAAAAAATGATAAGCATGTTATGTGTGAAAAACCAATGGCAAAAACTTATAATCAGGCTATTGAGATGGTGAAAGCAGCAGAAGAAACTGGAAAAAAATTGACTATTGGTTATCAAAATAGGTTTAGACCAGATTCTTTATATTTAAAAAAAGCATGTAATAATGATGAACTTGGAGATATATATTTTGCAAAAGCTCACGCAATAAGAAGAAGAGCAGTTCCAACATGGGGTGTTTTTTTAGATGAAGAAGCTCAAGGAGGAGGACCTTTAATAGATATAGGAACTCATGCTTTAGATTTAACTTTATGGATGATGAATAATTATAAACCTAAAATGGTTGTTGGAAATACTTTTTATAAACTAAAAGATCAAAAGGAAACAGCCAATGCTTGGGGTGATTGGGATACTGAAAAATTTACAGTTGAAGATTCAGCTTTTGGTTATATTATAATGGAAGATAATTCCACAATATTTTTAGAATCTAGTTGGGCTTTAAATACTTTAGATATTGGTGAAGCAAGAACTACTTTATGCGGAACAAAAGCAGGTGCAGATATGAGAGATGGCCTCAGAATAAATGGTGTCAAATATAATAAACAATATGTAGAAAAACCTGCTTTAACAGAAGATGGTGTAGATTTCTATGATGGTACACAAGATAGTCCTGCAGATTTAGAAGCAAAGAAATGGATTGAATCTATTATTGAAGATAAAGAACCTGTTGTAAAACCTGAAGAGGCATTAGTTGTAACTCAAATACTTGAAGCTATATACGAATCTTCAAAAACAGGAAAACCTGTTTATTTTAAATGA
- a CDS encoding LacI family DNA-binding transcriptional regulator: protein MSKIQDVANLAGVSVATVSRVLNNSPKVSAKTRLNVINAVKELNYEPNLLGRNLRRSETKMILVLLQNISNPFYSKVIKGMEDYGHKNNYNVMFCNTDSNIEREKKYLDLLKNKLVDGVIFMAPEIDIYTMNTIGKNYPLIQCCEYLENSQISRVSIDNEKAAFEAVEYLIKNGHKKIGLINSKKPHQSSKDREKGYRRALYENNIQIDESLIRYESYGFKGGINAIKSFVDEKKVPDALFTVSDIIAIGAIKALKSFNFNVPDDISIIGFDNLSISSMYDPILSTVSQPRYELGNKAMELIIEIIKNKKNIIKNVVLNHQLLIRESTKKE from the coding sequence ATGAGTAAAATACAAGATGTGGCAAATTTAGCTGGTGTATCTGTTGCAACGGTATCAAGGGTCTTGAATAATAGCCCAAAAGTTTCTGCAAAAACAAGATTAAATGTAATAAACGCTGTAAAAGAATTAAATTATGAACCTAATCTTTTGGGTAGAAATTTAAGAAGGTCTGAAACTAAAATGATTCTTGTTTTATTACAAAATATTTCTAATCCATTTTATTCAAAAGTTATAAAAGGTATGGAAGATTATGGCCATAAGAATAATTATAATGTCATGTTTTGTAATACTGATTCTAATATTGAAAGAGAAAAAAAATATCTTGATTTATTAAAAAATAAATTAGTTGATGGTGTTATATTTATGGCTCCAGAAATTGATATATATACTATGAATACAATCGGAAAAAACTATCCATTAATTCAATGTTGTGAATATCTTGAAAATTCACAGATAAGTAGAGTTTCAATAGATAATGAAAAAGCAGCTTTTGAAGCCGTTGAATATTTGATAAAAAATGGTCATAAGAAAATAGGTTTAATTAACTCTAAAAAGCCTCATCAATCTTCTAAAGATAGGGAAAAAGGTTATAGAAGAGCTTTGTATGAAAATAATATACAAATCGATGAGTCTTTAATAAGATACGAGAGTTATGGATTTAAAGGTGGAATAAATGCCATAAAAAGTTTTGTTGATGAAAAAAAAGTTCCAGATGCTTTGTTTACTGTCTCAGATATTATTGCAATTGGTGCCATTAAAGCTTTGAAGAGTTTTAATTTTAATGTGCCAGATGATATTTCTATAATAGGTTTTGATAATCTAAGTATTTCATCTATGTATGATCCCATTTTAAGCACTGTTTCTCAACCAAGATATGAATTGGGTAATAAAGCTATGGAATTAATTATAGAAATAATAAAAAACAAAAAAAATATTATAAAAAATGTTGTTCTTAACCATCAATTATTGATAAGAGAGTCAACCAAAAAGGAGTGA
- a CDS encoding LacI family DNA-binding transcriptional regulator — MSINYNSYPTIKDVAKKANVGIATVSRVLNNSEKVSEKTRKRVLQIVEDLGYSPNLHARSLSSKKGNSVSLVVPSIGNEVYATIYSALEKELSKKGYRMIVFPLMDNLSLQKIKQKTDLIYQTDGVFIASLCINKIFKDNPPNKKIVLIDSFDERFDSVHIDNFEVGVNAAKYLLQKQKDDSDFFLISYKEVQDEFTSTVFENRDRGFVETLEKNGKKPNIIYTDLNWDSGFKLAKRIASKKKHNLIFSTADKIAFGLKAFFDQNIYTPDEDYNMISVDDLPFSKVTGLTTIRQPFEKMAKEATNLYFSYIEGNEDIKNIKLKTKLIIRET, encoded by the coding sequence ATGTCTATAAATTATAATTCTTATCCAACTATAAAAGATGTTGCTAAAAAAGCTAATGTTGGTATAGCTACAGTTTCAAGAGTTTTAAATAATTCTGAGAAAGTAAGTGAAAAAACCCGTAAAAGAGTTCTTCAAATAGTTGAAGATTTAGGATACTCTCCAAATTTACATGCACGTTCTTTATCATCTAAAAAAGGTAATTCTGTATCTTTGGTTGTACCAAGTATAGGAAACGAAGTTTATGCCACCATTTATTCGGCACTTGAAAAAGAGCTTTCGAAAAAAGGTTATAGAATGATAGTCTTTCCACTTATGGATAATTTATCTTTGCAAAAAATCAAACAAAAAACAGATTTAATATATCAAACTGATGGAGTTTTTATAGCCTCATTATGTATAAATAAAATATTTAAAGATAATCCTCCAAATAAAAAAATAGTTTTAATCGATTCTTTTGATGAAAGATTTGATTCTGTTCATATAGATAATTTTGAAGTGGGAGTAAATGCAGCTAAATATTTATTACAAAAACAAAAAGATGATTCTGACTTCTTTTTAATCTCATATAAAGAAGTACAAGATGAATTCACTTCAACCGTATTTGAAAATAGAGATAGAGGATTTGTAGAAACTCTTGAGAAAAATGGTAAAAAGCCTAATATAATATATACTGATTTAAATTGGGATAGCGGATTTAAACTTGCTAAGAGAATAGCTTCAAAGAAAAAGCATAATCTAATATTTTCAACTGCTGATAAGATTGCTTTTGGATTGAAAGCTTTTTTTGATCAAAATATATATACACCTGATGAAGACTATAACATGATTTCAGTCGATGATCTTCCTTTTAGTAAAGTCACTGGATTAACCACAATAAGACAACCTTTTGAAAAGATGGCTAAAGAAGCTACAAATCTTTATTTTTCTTATATTGAAGGAAATGAAGATATAAAAAATATTAAATTAAAAACAAAATTGATTATAAGAGAAACCTAA
- the secG gene encoding preprotein translocase subunit SecG, which produces MSALAIIMVIVHVILAVGVIFFSLQRMQKNAELGGAFGGGASQAHFGREKGLDTSAKWALWLGIFFMLSCFLTTMVLV; this is translated from the coding sequence ATGAGTGCTTTAGCAATTATAATGGTTATTGTACATGTTATTTTAGCAGTAGGTGTAATATTTTTCTCATTGCAAAGAATGCAAAAAAATGCTGAATTAGGTGGAGCTTTTGGTGGTGGAGCATCTCAAGCACATTTTGGAAGAGAAAAAGGACTTGACACTTCAGCTAAATGGGCTTTATGGTTAGGAATATTCTTTATGTTATCATGTTTTTTGACAACTATGGTATTAGTATAA